Proteins encoded by one window of Lathyrus oleraceus cultivar Zhongwan6 chromosome 1, CAAS_Psat_ZW6_1.0, whole genome shotgun sequence:
- the LOC127074180 gene encoding ATP-citrate synthase beta chain protein 1, whose amino-acid sequence MATGQLFSRTTQALFYNYKQLPIQRMLDFDFLCGRETPSVAGIINPGSEGFQKLFFGQEEIAIPVHATIEAASAAHPTADVFINFASFRSAAASSLSALKQPTIRVVAIIAEGVPESDTKELIAYARANNKVVIGPATVGGIQAGAFKIGDTAGTIDNIINCKLYRPGSVGFVSKSGGMSNELYNSIARVTDGIYEGIAIGGDVFPGSTLSDHVLRFNNIPQVKLIVVLGELGGRDEYSLVEALKQGKVTKPVVAWVSGTCATLFKSEVQFGHAGAKSGGDLESAQGKNQALRDAGAVVPTSYEAFETSIKETFDKLVEEGKTTPVKEFTPPQIPEDLNIAIKSGKVRAPTHIISTISDDRGEEPCYAGVPMSSIIEKGLGVGDVISLLWFKRSLPRYCTQFIEICIMLCADHGPCVSGAHNTIVTARAGKDLVSSLVSGLLTIGPRFGGAIDDAARYFKDAHDRGLTPYEFVEGMKKKGIRVAGIGHRIKNRDNKDKRVELLQKFARTHFPSVKYMEYAVQVETYTLTKANNLVLNVDGAIGSLFLDLLAGSGMFTKQEIDEIVGIGYLNGLFVLARSIGLIGHTFDQKRLKQPLYRHPWEDVLYTK is encoded by the exons ATGGCTACCGGACAACTATTCTCCCGTACAACACAAGCTCTGTTTTATAACTACAAGCAGCTTCCCATACAGAGGATGCTTGATTTTGACTTCCTTTGTG GAAGGGAAACACCATCAGTTGCTGGAATAATCAATCCGGGTTCCGAGGGATTTCAAAAACTCTTTTTTGGTCAGGAGGAAATTGCCATCCCAGTTCATGCTAC CATTGAAGCAGCTTCTGCTGCACATCCTACAGCCGATGTCTTTATCAACTTTGCATCGTTTAGGAG TGCTGCTGCATCATCCTTGTCTGCTTTGAAGCAGCCTACAATTAGAGTTGTTGCTATTATTGCTGAGGGAGTACCCGAGTCAGACACTAAGGAATTGATTGCATATGCCCGGGCGAACAATAAG GTTGTTATTGGCCCAGCCACTGTTGGAGGCATTCAAGCTGGGGCTTTTAAAATTGGTGATACAGCTGGAACAATTGACAATATAATCAATTGCAAGCTCTACAGGCCCGGATCTGTTGGATTTGTCTCTAAATCT GGTGGGATGTCCAACGAATTATACAACTCCATTGCCCGCGTAACTGATGGCATTTATGAAG GCATTGCCATTGGAGGAGATGTTTTCCCAGGTTCCACTCTATCTGACCATGTTTTACGGTTTAACAACATACCCCAG GTTAAATTGATAGTAGTACTTGGAGAGCTCGGTGGGCGTGATGAATATTCCTTAGTGGAAGCCCTAAAACAAGGGAAAGTGACCAAACCTGTGGTTGCCTGGGTTAGCGGAACCTGTGCAACACTCTTCAAATCGGAAGTACAGTTTGGTCATGCT GGAGCTAAAAGTGGTGGTGATTTGGAGTCTGCTCAAGGAAAGAATCAAGCACTAAGAGACGCTGGAGCTGTTGTTCCTACTTCATACGAAGCTTTTGAAACTTCAATTAAAGAAACATTTGACAAATTG GTTGAAGAAGGGAAAACAACACCTGTGAAGGAATTTACTCCTCCACAAATCCCCGAGGACCTTAACATTGCAATCAAGAGCGGAAAAGTTCGTGCTCCAACTCATATAATTTCCACCATTTCTGATGATAGAG GTGAGGAACCGTGCTATGCTGGTGTACCCATGTCTTCCATTATTGAAAAGGGTCTTGGTGTTGGTGATGTTATCTCTCTTTTGTGGTTCAAACGAAGCCTACCTCGTTATTGTACTCAATTTATTGAG ATATGTATCATGTTATGTGCCGATCATGGGCCTTGTGTCTCTGGTGCTCACAATACTATTGTGACCGCTAGGGCTGGGAAGGACCTAGTTTCCAGTCTAGTATCAG GTTTGCTTACAATTGGTCCACGATTTGGGGGTGCCATTGATGATGCTGCTCGCTACTTCAAGGATGCTCATGACAGG GGGCTTACACCTTACGAGTTTGTTGAAGGTATGAAAAAGAAGGGAATTCGTGTGGCAGGAATAGGGCACAG GATCAAGAATAGGGACAACAAAGATAAAAGAGTTGAGCTATTACAGAAGTTTGCACGCACACATTTTCCTTCTGTGAAATACATGGAGTATGCTGTTCAAGTTGAAACCTACACTCTCACCAAGGCAAATAATTTAGTCCTCAATGTAGATGGTGCAATTGGATCTCTTTTCTTAGATCTTCTTGCTGGTAGCGGAATGTTCACCAAGCAAGAGATTGATGAAATTGTCGGGATTGGATACTTGAATGGGCTCTTTGTGCTAGCACGTTCCATTGGTCTGATCGG GCATACCTTTGACCAGAAGAGATTGAAGCAACCACTATACCGCCACCCATGGGAGGATGTACTCTACACCAAATAA
- the LOC127110041 gene encoding uncharacterized protein LOC127110041 gives MKEVKCLSPLFVWMKMLDKGNDNFGIFNAKADEGKNMILMITTVKYVDDNYQVWHGEATKKRPLSHIIEDGELMNDTLKDISCDIKVVSFKNVNVVDTLQRDMEDSLYPGYFENLTVCLRCGESHYNKKDNGVDDYDGVTSKGVPTKVMWYLPIIPRFKRLFANVSDLTNTRWHADERVCDGKIRYLSDSLQWSKIDSLHPNFAIEPRNLRLGLSTDGMNPFGDLSTNHTPWHVLLILYNLSLWLCMKRKYMMLLMMISVPKQPGNDIDVYLTPLIEYLRLLWEKGVNVDEVYTSDNFKLCAMLFCTINDFLAYCNLYGYNAKGHKMCLICEVDTCHHQLQNGKKTVYLGHQNFLRPNHPYRRLQKTFNGKQNLDVRYYLNVKHVKKNVSGSLIETLLNIKGKTKDTKKSLKDMVLMVKLLMLGNLDGLEHEAAVILCQLEMFFIPSFFEIMVHLVVHPVRENGIYGLVYLRWMHPIERYIKFLKGCTKNHHRLNVSIVERYITKEAIEFCTNYLLEAFFIGIHESRHDGFYDGRGIHGLNLKTFSREVVLQAHLHILNNFA, from the exons ATGAAGGAAGTCAAATGTTTATCACCTTTATTTGTTTGGATGAAAATGCTTGATAAAGGGAATGATAATTTTGGAATATTCAATGCTAAAGCTGATGAAG GTAAAAAtatgattttgatgataacaactGTCAAGTATGTTGATGACAACTATCAA GTATGGCATGGTGAAGCGACAAAAAAGAGACCTCTGTCACATATAATTGAAGATGGTGAACTTATGAATGATACTCTAAAAGATATCAGTTGTGATATTAAAGTTGTTTCTTTCAAGAATGTTAATGTGGTAGATACTTTGCAAAGAGACATGGAAGATTCGCTGTATCCGGGAT ATTTTGAAAACTTGACGGTGTGCCTGAGGTGCGGGGAGTCACACTATAATAAGAAGGACAATGGTGTTGATGACTATGATGGTGTAACTAGCAAAGGTGTTCCTACCAAGGTGATGTGGTACCTACCGATAATTCCAAGGTTCAAGAGATTGTTTGCTAATGTTAGTGACTTAACGAATACTAGatggcatgcagatgaaagagtGTGTGATGGAAAAATTCGCTATTTATCTGATTCATTGCAATGGAGTAAAATTGATTCCTTGCATCCAAATTTTGCCATTGAACCGAGGAACCTTAGGCTTGGACTTTCCACTGACGGAATGAACCCTTTTGGTGATTTGAGTACTAACCATACGCCATGGCATGTTCTTCTCATACTTTATAACCTATCTCTATGGTTGTGCATGAAGCGCAAGTATATGATGCTATTGATGATGATTTCAGTTCCAAAACAACCAGGGAACGACATTGATGTTTATTTAACGCCATTGATTGAATATTTAAGACTATTGTGGGAGAAAGGTGTTAATGTTGATGAAGTGTATACAAGTGATAACTTTAAGTTGTGTGCTATGTTGTTTTGCACAATTAATGACTTTCTTGCATACTGTAATTTGTATGGGTACAACGCCAAGGGACATAAAATGTGTCTTATATGTGAAGTTGATACATGTCACCACCAATTACAAAATGGAAAAAAGACAGTTTATCTTGGGCATCAAAATTTTCTAAGACCTAATCATCCATATCGTAGATTGCAGAAGACTTTTAATGGTAAGCAGAA TCTTGATGTAAGATATTATCTTAATGTGAAGCATGTGAAGAAAAATGTATCTGGTAGTTTGATTGAAACACTTCTCAATATTAAAGGCAAGACAAAGGATACTAAGAAATCCCTCAAAGATATGGTTCTGATGG TAAAGTTATTGATGCTTGGAAATTTAGATGGCTTGGAACACGAAGCTGCAGTTATCTTGTGCCAATTAGAGATGTTTTTCATTCCATCATTCTTTGAAATTATGGTTCACTTAGTTGTTCATCCAGTAAGGGAGAATGGAATTTATGGTTTAGTTTATTTACGGTGGATGCACCCAATAGAGCGTTACATAAAGTTTTTAAAAGGGTGTACAAAGAATCATCACCGTCTGAATGTTTCGATCGTAGAAAGGTACATCACAAAAGAAGCTATTGAGTTTTGTACAAACTATTTGTTAGAAGCTTTCTTTATAGGAATTCATGAGTCTCGTCATGATGGATTTTATGATGGTAGAGGTATTCATGGTTTAAATCTTAAGACATTTTCCCGAGAAGTAGTTCTTCAAGCACATTTGCATATATTGAATAACTTTGCTTAA